One Hippopotamus amphibius kiboko isolate mHipAmp2 chromosome 12, mHipAmp2.hap2, whole genome shotgun sequence genomic window, TAAGAGGGCCGGCCTGTGGCTGGCAGTGGGTGGGAGAGGCTCTGCGGGATCTCAGGAGCCGCTTCTCTCTCTTGCCTGCAGCTCTGTCGAAGATGCACTGGACACCGGAACACGCCCAGCCCCTCAACCAGTGGCCAGAGCAGCACCTGGACGTCTCCTCCACCACCCCGTCGCCGGCCCACAAGTTGGAGCTGCCCCCTGGCGGTCGCCAGCGCTGCCACTATGCTTGGGCGCACGACGACATCTCTGCCCTCACTGCCTCCAACCTCCTCAAGCGCTACGCGGAGAAGTACTCGGGGGTCCTGGACTCGCCCTACGAGCGCCCCACCCTGGGCGGCTACGGCGACGCCGCCTTCCTCAACGGCGCCAAGGGCGACACCGAGCCCTGGCCGGGGCCGGAGGCCCCTTACCCCTTGGCCTCGCTCCACGAGGGCCTCCCGGGAACCAAGTCGAGCAGCGCGGGCGGCTCCGGGGGCCTCGGGGGTTCCCCGGGTTTAGCCGGGAACCTGCCTGAACCCCTCTACGCCGGCAACGCGTGCGGGGGCCCGTCGGCGGCGCCCGAGTACGCGGCGGGCTACGGCGGGGGGTACCTGGCGCCCGGCTACTGTGCGCAGACCAGCGCCGCgctgcccccgccgcccccggccgcgCTCCTGcagccgccgcccccgccgggcTACGGCCCCGCGGGGCCTCTCTACAACTACCCCGCCGGGGGCTACGCCGCGCAGCCCGGCTACGGAGCcctcccgccgccgcccgccccgcccccggccccctaCCTGCCCTCGGGCCTGGCGGCGCCCACGCCCCTGCCcacgcccgccccgccccggccgccgCCCTCCTCCTACGGCTTCCAGGCGGCCGCAGAGGCCGGGGTGTCGCTGAAGCGCAAGGCCGCCGACGAGGGCGCCGAGGGCCGCTACCGCAAGTACGCCTTCGAGCCGGCCAAGGCCCCGGCGGCCGACGGCGCCTCCTACCCCGCCGCGGACAACGGCGAGTGTCGGGGCAATGGGTTCCGGGCGAAGCCACCGGGAGCGGCGGAAGAGGCGTCAGGCAAGTACGGTGGCGGCGTCCCCCTCAAGGTCCTGGGCTCCCCCGTCTACGGCCCCCAACTCGAGCCCTTCGAGAAGTTCCCGGAGCGGCCCCCGGCGCCGGCTCCCCGCGGGGGCTTCGCGGTGCCGTCGGGGGAGCCTCCCAAAGGTGTGGACCCGGGGGCCCTGGAGCTGGTGACCAGCAAGATGGTGGACCGCGGGCCGCCAGTGCAGTGGGCGGACGTGGCGGGCCAGGGCGCTCTCAAGGCGgcgctggaggaggagctggtgtGGCCCCTGCTGAGGCCGCCCGCCTACCCCGGCAGCCCGCGCCCGCCGCGGACCGTGCTGCTCTTCGGGCCGCGGGGCGCGGGCAAAGCGCTGCTGGGCCGCTGCCTGGCCACGCAGCTGGGCGCCACGCTGCTGCGCCTGCGCGGGGCCACGCTGGCCGCGCCGGGCGCTCCCGAGGGCGCGCGCCTCCTCCAGGCCGCCTTCGCGGCTGCGCGCTGCCGCCCGCCCGCGGTGCTCCTCATCAGCGAGCTGGACGCGCTGCTGTCAGCCCGGGACGACGGCGCGACCGCCGCGGGCGCGCTGCAGGCTCCGCTCCTGGCCTGCCTGGACGGCGGCTGCGGCGCGGGGACCGACGGCGTGCTGGTCGTGGGCACCACCTCGCGGCCCGCGGCCCTGGACGAGGCGACCCGCCGGCGCTTCGCTCTCCGCTTCTACGTTACGCTGCCCGACGGCCCGGCCCGCGGGCAGATCCTGCAGCGGGCGCTGGCCCAGCAGGGCTGCGCGCTGAGCGAGCGGGAGCTGGCCGCCCTGGTGCAGGGCACCCAGGGCTTCTCCGGCGGCGAGCTCGGGCAGTTGTGCCAGCAGGCGGCGGCCGGGGCGGGCGTCCCGGGGCTGCAGCGGCCCCTCTCCTACAAGGACTTGGAGGCGGCGCTGGCCAAGGTGGGCCCTAGGGCCTCGCCCAAGGACCTGGACTCGTTCGTGGAGTGGGACAAAATGTATGGCTTCGGACACTGACGGCGCTCCGGGAGGCCGCGGGAGCCGCCGCGCCCCTCCCCGTCCCTCGGTTCGGGGGGGACGTCTTTCACCCCACCGGACTGGGGCGTGCCGGAGTGAGGGATGTGGAGTAGGGGAGAGAAGGGGGCTGCCGgcggaattttttttttttcgtgggAAGGAAAATGCTTCTGCTAGGCAGATAGATGCCATATGCTCTGTGTTCTCAGGTTTTTCCTATTTATTGTGGACGGGAAGCTCGCCATCTCCGCCCTGCGGACGGCCGGCCCGGGGCCTAAGGAACTCCTGCTCTCTCGCCACAATCCTTTTGTCTCCTCGCTCTCTGAatggctccctcccctcctccacttccccctttctctgccttctcGCGTAGTTTTCTTTCCCCGTCGCTTTGTCActgacgacccccccccccccccgccggccctgtttttcttttgctcctccctcccctgtctcTCCATCTATCACCCTCTGTGTTTCTGTCTACATCCCTTGCTCTCCAGCCTCTCTTGTCTCTTGGTCCCTCTCCCTGCCTTCTGTCCTTCACATTCAAGACTGCAGTGTCCCTTTGCAGGAGATCTGGAGGTCTAGCGGCTGAGAAGGAGGGGGTAGGGAGTCCCCTCCCACCCTGTATCCCTCACCCAGCTGAAACCTTGGGTCTGTGGGAgtcaagcaaaaaaagaaaaaagaaaaaaccacccAAAGAAGGGTTTTTTGtcgttgtttgtttttgaggggGGGAAATTCCAGAAATGTAGCTTGTTTCATATTTTAGGCCTCTTATTTTTGTAAGATGTGTagaatttgttgtttttctttttcttttgacaaCTCAGGAAGAAACTGACCTCAGAAAGAATGTTAGATTTTGGCTGCTCTCCTGTGTgtgtctcccccccaccccttcacccTTAGGGAAGCAAATTCTCCCAGAAGACTCAAAGTGAGACCTGTGGGCAAGGGGAGAGGAAGACCCAGAGGCCACACTTAAACCCCTGTGCTTCTTGGGACAGAAGCAGAATGTATTGCTAGGGCTTCCTCCTCAGGTCCAAGGTTATGGGTAGGGGTGAGGGGGATTGGGTTGTGGAATTTGGGAGGAGGTAGGTCTTGTTCCCTTCCTGCTGCTCTgcctgctgggccccacccctcaGCTTAGCGGGGTGTTTTCTGTGGAGGGTTGGTTATCCAGAGTTGGGTTCCCCTTGCCCATTGCCTGCCCCAGACCCAGAAAGTAGGCTCAGAGGACCCAAACGGGAAGATGACTCAGGCAGAAAGTCCCCAGAGAGGTCATCCCACCGGGCCCTTGTCTAGGCAGAGGTCTCCTGTAACTTGTGCTAAGAAGATTTCCTTGGGAGGGAAGATAGTCTGGCCACAAGTCTGACTGGGCACAAAATTGACTGTAGACTCAGCCTCTCTGGTCTCCTGGGAGGCTGTAAGGAGGGATGAATGAGCATCCGTTTACAGGAGGAGGTTCTGTGGGCACTCGTTCCTCTCCCATTCTCTTCGAGTCTTAGGACTAGAGCTCCAGGGGCTGTGAGAGGGTGAAGGAGATGGGCAGGCTGTGTTCCCCTGAATAAACATTGGGGGTTTATTCTCAGTCCCACTCAGGCTTTCCCCCAGAAGCCCAGGCTTGGGCACGCTTCCTTTTGAAAACCAAATTCCTCTTCCCGCCAACTTTCCATTAATGGGGCTTTGGCGgtttgcccctccccctcagggAGCCCATTTCTCAACTCTGACCTTTGCTCCAAAGGTGGGGGGGACAGGCTGTCACCccacctcttctctctcccaccccagcctttcTTCCTGTTCCTCATCACCCTCACAGCTCCTGCAGTCTCTGTACCACCTTGCACTCCCAGCTGGAAGGAAGTCCGTGGAGGACATTTCAGGTGCCAAGGTGctgagggcctgtgctggcctaggagtGCTAACAGGAAAGCTGCTctgttttctcccctttcccccccGTGGTCCCTGGCCTTCCTCTCCTTGGAGCTGGCTGATTGCGGGGACTTGGTGCCTCAGAAGCAGTGG contains:
- the FIGNL2 gene encoding fidgetin-like protein 2 isoform X1 — translated: MATKEATVYYISQVGFLRPMKKGSIISVPGTCLLLLSMMPYFTLQTLSKMHWTPEHAQPLNQWPEQHLDVSSTTPSPAHKLELPPGGRQRCHYAWAHDDISALTASNLLKRYAEKYSGVLDSPYERPTLGGYGDAAFLNGAKGDTEPWPGPEAPYPLASLHEGLPGTKSSSAGGSGGLGGSPGLAGNLPEPLYAGNACGGPSAAPEYAAGYGGGYLAPGYCAQTSAALPPPPPAALLQPPPPPGYGPAGPLYNYPAGGYAAQPGYGALPPPPAPPPAPYLPSGLAAPTPLPTPAPPRPPPSSYGFQAAAEAGVSLKRKAADEGAEGRYRKYAFEPAKAPAADGASYPAADNGECRGNGFRAKPPGAAEEASGKYGGGVPLKVLGSPVYGPQLEPFEKFPERPPAPAPRGGFAVPSGEPPKGVDPGALELVTSKMVDRGPPVQWADVAGQGALKAALEEELVWPLLRPPAYPGSPRPPRTVLLFGPRGAGKALLGRCLATQLGATLLRLRGATLAAPGAPEGARLLQAAFAAARCRPPAVLLISELDALLSARDDGATAAGALQAPLLACLDGGCGAGTDGVLVVGTTSRPAALDEATRRRFALRFYVTLPDGPARGQILQRALAQQGCALSERELAALVQGTQGFSGGELGQLCQQAAAGAGVPGLQRPLSYKDLEAALAKVGPRASPKDLDSFVEWDKMYGFGH
- the FIGNL2 gene encoding fidgetin-like protein 2 isoform X2, with product MSQEVTPTIALSKMHWTPEHAQPLNQWPEQHLDVSSTTPSPAHKLELPPGGRQRCHYAWAHDDISALTASNLLKRYAEKYSGVLDSPYERPTLGGYGDAAFLNGAKGDTEPWPGPEAPYPLASLHEGLPGTKSSSAGGSGGLGGSPGLAGNLPEPLYAGNACGGPSAAPEYAAGYGGGYLAPGYCAQTSAALPPPPPAALLQPPPPPGYGPAGPLYNYPAGGYAAQPGYGALPPPPAPPPAPYLPSGLAAPTPLPTPAPPRPPPSSYGFQAAAEAGVSLKRKAADEGAEGRYRKYAFEPAKAPAADGASYPAADNGECRGNGFRAKPPGAAEEASGKYGGGVPLKVLGSPVYGPQLEPFEKFPERPPAPAPRGGFAVPSGEPPKGVDPGALELVTSKMVDRGPPVQWADVAGQGALKAALEEELVWPLLRPPAYPGSPRPPRTVLLFGPRGAGKALLGRCLATQLGATLLRLRGATLAAPGAPEGARLLQAAFAAARCRPPAVLLISELDALLSARDDGATAAGALQAPLLACLDGGCGAGTDGVLVVGTTSRPAALDEATRRRFALRFYVTLPDGPARGQILQRALAQQGCALSERELAALVQGTQGFSGGELGQLCQQAAAGAGVPGLQRPLSYKDLEAALAKVGPRASPKDLDSFVEWDKMYGFGH
- the FIGNL2 gene encoding fidgetin-like protein 2 isoform X3; this encodes MHWTPEHAQPLNQWPEQHLDVSSTTPSPAHKLELPPGGRQRCHYAWAHDDISALTASNLLKRYAEKYSGVLDSPYERPTLGGYGDAAFLNGAKGDTEPWPGPEAPYPLASLHEGLPGTKSSSAGGSGGLGGSPGLAGNLPEPLYAGNACGGPSAAPEYAAGYGGGYLAPGYCAQTSAALPPPPPAALLQPPPPPGYGPAGPLYNYPAGGYAAQPGYGALPPPPAPPPAPYLPSGLAAPTPLPTPAPPRPPPSSYGFQAAAEAGVSLKRKAADEGAEGRYRKYAFEPAKAPAADGASYPAADNGECRGNGFRAKPPGAAEEASGKYGGGVPLKVLGSPVYGPQLEPFEKFPERPPAPAPRGGFAVPSGEPPKGVDPGALELVTSKMVDRGPPVQWADVAGQGALKAALEEELVWPLLRPPAYPGSPRPPRTVLLFGPRGAGKALLGRCLATQLGATLLRLRGATLAAPGAPEGARLLQAAFAAARCRPPAVLLISELDALLSARDDGATAAGALQAPLLACLDGGCGAGTDGVLVVGTTSRPAALDEATRRRFALRFYVTLPDGPARGQILQRALAQQGCALSERELAALVQGTQGFSGGELGQLCQQAAAGAGVPGLQRPLSYKDLEAALAKVGPRASPKDLDSFVEWDKMYGFGH